The Bernardetia sp. genomic sequence TGCCTTTTTCTGTTCTTACAGATGTAGCGATAGATTTTTCGTTTTGGCTGGCAGCTTGGGGTGTTTTCTCTATGTTGTATGGCTCATTTTTAGCACTTGGTCAGACAAATTTAAAGCGAATGATTGCCTATTCTTCGGTTTCACACATGGGTTTTGTCTTGCTAGGTTTGGCTGCTATCAATGTAGAAGGAACAAATGGAGCAATTTATCAGATGGTAAGTCACGGACTTATCTCGCCTTTGCTTTTTCTTTTGGTAGGCGTTTTTTATGAACAAACTAATGATTTGACTATTACAAATTATAGTGGACTTTTCCACAAACTTCCTCGTTATACAGCTTTTGTCGGTGTTGCTTTTTTTGCAGGACTAGGCTTGCCTACTTTTGCTAGTTTTGTTGCTGAACTTACTGTTTTCCTAGGAGCTTTTTCATCCGATTATATTCCTGTTTGGCTCTCTGCTTTGGCAGTCTTGACACTTATTTTTACAGCAAGTTATTTCCTATGGACATACAAGCGCATGTTTTTAGGCGAGTTTTCATTGCATCACAGTCTTAAAAATCAAGATTTACAGGATATTCCAACTTCTCAAAAAATTATTGCTATCATTTTGACTGCGTTTGCTATTTTGTTAGGAATTTTTCCAAATTTGGTTTTTGAGTGGTTGTAAAAAGGTAGTATTTTATTATTTTGAATCGAAAATTATAGGTCAGAATGGAGGATATAGAAAAAAGACTTTTCAGAAACATAGAACAACTCATTGAGGAAAGCAAGAAAGAAGTCGCAATAAGTGTAAATCAGATAATGAGTAAGTTGTATTGGAATATTGGCAAAGAAATAAAAATGGTAATCTTAAACAATCAGAAGCCTAACTATGGAAAACAAGTTATAGAGAATTTGAGTGAGAAGTTATCTGCTAGTTATGGTCGTGGGTATAGCAAAACGAATTTGTTTAATGTTATTAAAGTGTACGAAGTTTTTGACAACGAACAGATTTTCCACGCACTGAGTGGAAAATTGTCTTGGACACATTTAAGAAAGTTAATGTATATTGATGATGAGTTGAAAAGAGAGTTTTATATAGAAATGTCTAAACTAGAAAACTGGAGTACACGTACCTTACAAAATCGTATGAAATCTATGTTATACGAACGTACGTCCATATCCAAAAAACCAAACGAGACTATAAAAAAGGATTTAGAGATACTAAAAAAAGAGAAACAAATCAATCAAGATTTGGTATTTAGAGACCCTTATCTTTTAGATTTTTTAGATTTGAAAGATACTTATTCCGAAAAAGATTTGGAAACTGCCATTCTTGCTGATTTACAACGTTTTTTGATAGAATTAGGAAATGATTTTGCTTTTTTGGCTCGTCAGAAACGTATTACTATTGACCATACTGATTATTACATTGATTTGTTGTTCTATCATAGAAGATTGAAGTCTTTGGTAGCAATAGATTTGAAATTAGGTGATTTTGAGGCTGGATATAAAGGGCAAATGGAACTTTACCTACGCTACTTAGAGAAATATGAAAAAGTAGAAGGAGAAAATTCGCCCATTGGTTTGATATTATGTAGTGGAAAAAATGAAGAGCATATAGAGTTGTTAGATTTGGAAAGAAGCAATATCAAAGTAGCTGAATATTTAACAATTCTTCCTCCTCTACAACTTTTAAAAGAGAAGTTACACAAAGCTATTTTGTACGCTAAAGAGAAAAATAGCTAGATAGTCTTTGGGTTTTATAGGTCGCTCTCTTAGGTACTTTGCCGAATTTGGTTTTTGGGTGGTTGTAGAATAATGAAAATTGTAATAAGTTACTTTCCTATCTTCCAAAAAAATGACATATTGCATATCATTCTATCTCTAAACAAAAAATTGAAATAAAATCTATGTCTAAGGTTGGTTTTGGTAAATGGTTAATGATAATTGTATTGTGTTTTGGTTTACAATCCTGTTGGCTATTCACTAATAATGATACAGATTATGACAATGTAAATGACGTAATCGATAACTGCATTTCTAGTGAGCCTGTTGAAAATGCTGATTTGATAGACCCCTGCACAGGCTGCCCAAAAGATACGCTCAAAATCACTTCTGACAAGATAAATAATCTCAATGTTTATTTGGAAATTTCTGGAAGTATGAAGGGTTATATGCCTAAGCAAACAGGCA encodes the following:
- a CDS encoding PDDEXK nuclease domain-containing protein produces the protein MEDIEKRLFRNIEQLIEESKKEVAISVNQIMSKLYWNIGKEIKMVILNNQKPNYGKQVIENLSEKLSASYGRGYSKTNLFNVIKVYEVFDNEQIFHALSGKLSWTHLRKLMYIDDELKREFYIEMSKLENWSTRTLQNRMKSMLYERTSISKKPNETIKKDLEILKKEKQINQDLVFRDPYLLDFLDLKDTYSEKDLETAILADLQRFLIELGNDFAFLARQKRITIDHTDYYIDLLFYHRRLKSLVAIDLKLGDFEAGYKGQMELYLRYLEKYEKVEGENSPIGLILCSGKNEEHIELLDLERSNIKVAEYLTILPPLQLLKEKLHKAILYAKEKNS